From a region of the Pukyongiella litopenaei genome:
- a CDS encoding sarcosine oxidase subunit alpha family protein produces the protein MSTRIATQGRLIDRGKTLRFTFNGRDLTGHPGDTLASALLANDQVMMGRSFKYHRPRGAVAAGAEEPNALVNLGDGARFEPNQRATTTELFDGLRARSQNHWPSLEFDIGAINAKLSRFLPAGFYYKTFMFPRAFWKHVYEPVIRRSAGLGQVPKSRDADRYEHLHASFDVAVVGGGVAGLTAALEAARAGARVMLMEQSAHWGGRAPVDGGEIDGRAPQAFVDAALAELGAMDNVTLRLRCMGAGVYDHGYLLGYERLTDHAPETAAPRHRLWRIRARRIVTATGAIERPLSFAGNDVPGVMLASAMRDYVVNWAVAPGSRVVIATNNDDAYRTALCLRAAGITVLRVLDARETGGGELMQQAVEAGIRVDCGRAIGKVTGGKRVRKVQICAQHGQGGALEAIEADAVAMSGGWSPVVHLWSHCGGKLAWDAAQAHFRPDPDRPPTGADGQGFVIAAGAASGVLDLAAGLADAHAAGRAAAEGAGLKPRKSAVPRAAAAPEAAPEPVWLMPARAEPALRAKAWLDFQNDVKVSDVQLAAREGYESVEHTKRYTTLGMATDQGKLSNINGLATLADALGAEIPAVGTTTFRPPYTPISMGAIAGEARGALFQPVRQTPIHDWHAAHGAHWEPVGHWRRPYAYPRAGETIHDAVMREVRNTREALGMLDASTLGKLLVKGPDAGRFLDMLYTNMMSTLKPGRCRYGLMCSENGFLIDDGVVARIDDDTWLCHTTTGGAERIHAHMEEWLQTEWWDWQVHVANVTEQYAQVAVVGPKARKLLEKLGGMDVSKEALPFMAWADGEIGGVPARVFRISFSGELSYEIAVPASRGRAFWDTLHEAGREFGVMPYGTECLHIMRAEKGFIMIGDETDGTVIPQDLGLDWAISKKKDDYLGKRAQARSHMTDPGRWKLVGLETTDGSVLPDGAYAVDEGVNETGQRKVQGRVTSTYHSPTLDRGIAMGLVRHGPDRMGEVLEFPGTDGKTYHARIVDPVFYDRDGEKQNV, from the coding sequence ATGAGCACACGCATCGCCACTCAGGGCCGCCTGATCGACCGCGGCAAGACCCTGCGCTTTACCTTCAACGGCCGGGACCTGACCGGCCATCCCGGCGACACGCTGGCCTCGGCGCTGCTGGCCAACGACCAGGTCATGATGGGCCGGTCCTTCAAGTATCACCGCCCGCGCGGCGCGGTGGCCGCTGGTGCCGAGGAACCCAACGCGCTGGTCAATCTCGGCGACGGGGCGCGGTTCGAACCCAACCAGCGGGCCACCACGACCGAACTGTTCGACGGGCTCAGGGCGCGATCGCAGAACCACTGGCCCAGCCTCGAATTCGATATCGGCGCCATCAATGCCAAGCTGTCGCGGTTCCTGCCGGCGGGGTTTTACTACAAGACCTTCATGTTTCCGCGCGCGTTCTGGAAACATGTCTATGAACCCGTCATCCGCCGGTCGGCGGGGCTGGGGCAGGTCCCCAAGAGCCGGGATGCCGACCGCTATGAACACCTGCACGCCAGTTTCGACGTGGCGGTGGTCGGGGGCGGCGTGGCCGGGCTGACCGCTGCGCTGGAGGCCGCCCGCGCGGGCGCGCGGGTGATGCTGATGGAGCAGAGCGCCCATTGGGGCGGCCGCGCCCCGGTCGACGGGGGCGAGATCGACGGGCGCGCGCCGCAGGCCTTCGTCGATGCCGCCCTGGCCGAACTCGGCGCGATGGACAATGTCACCCTGCGGCTGCGCTGCATGGGGGCGGGGGTCTATGACCACGGTTACCTGCTGGGCTATGAACGGCTGACCGATCACGCGCCCGAAACGGCGGCGCCGCGCCACCGGCTCTGGCGTATTCGCGCCCGCCGGATCGTGACCGCCACCGGCGCCATCGAACGGCCGCTGTCATTCGCCGGCAATGACGTGCCGGGGGTGATGCTGGCCTCGGCCATGCGCGACTATGTCGTGAACTGGGCCGTCGCGCCCGGCTCGCGCGTGGTCATCGCCACCAACAACGACGACGCCTATCGCACTGCGCTGTGCCTGCGGGCGGCGGGGATCACCGTGCTGCGGGTGCTGGATGCCCGCGAAACCGGCGGCGGAGAGCTGATGCAACAGGCGGTCGAGGCCGGGATTCGCGTCGATTGCGGCCGCGCCATCGGCAAGGTCACCGGCGGCAAACGCGTGCGCAAGGTCCAGATCTGCGCCCAGCACGGGCAGGGCGGCGCGCTCGAAGCGATCGAGGCCGACGCGGTCGCCATGTCGGGCGGCTGGTCGCCGGTCGTGCATCTTTGGTCCCATTGCGGCGGCAAGTTGGCCTGGGACGCGGCGCAGGCGCATTTCCGCCCCGACCCGGACCGCCCGCCCACCGGGGCCGACGGGCAGGGCTTCGTGATCGCCGCCGGTGCCGCCAGCGGTGTGCTCGATCTGGCCGCGGGGCTGGCCGATGCCCACGCGGCGGGCCGCGCCGCCGCCGAAGGCGCAGGGCTGAAGCCGCGGAAATCCGCCGTGCCACGGGCCGCGGCGGCGCCCGAGGCCGCACCCGAGCCGGTATGGCTCATGCCGGCCCGGGCGGAACCGGCGCTGCGGGCCAAGGCGTGGCTGGATTTTCAGAACGACGTCAAGGTGTCCGATGTCCAGCTCGCCGCGCGCGAAGGCTATGAAAGCGTCGAACACACCAAGCGCTACACCACGCTGGGCATGGCCACCGACCAGGGCAAGCTGAGCAATATCAACGGGCTGGCGACGCTGGCCGATGCGCTGGGTGCCGAGATCCCGGCCGTGGGCACCACCACCTTCCGGCCGCCCTATACGCCGATCTCGATGGGGGCGATCGCCGGCGAGGCCCGCGGCGCATTGTTTCAGCCGGTGCGGCAGACGCCGATACATGACTGGCATGCCGCCCATGGCGCCCATTGGGAACCGGTCGGCCACTGGCGCCGGCCCTACGCCTATCCGCGCGCGGGCGAAACCATCCATGACGCGGTGATGCGCGAGGTGAGGAACACGCGGGAAGCCCTTGGGATGCTTGATGCTTCCACGCTGGGCAAGCTGCTGGTCAAGGGCCCCGACGCGGGCCGGTTCCTCGACATGCTCTATACGAACATGATGTCGACGCTGAAACCCGGACGCTGCCGCTATGGGCTGATGTGTTCGGAAAACGGCTTCCTGATCGACGATGGCGTGGTGGCGCGGATCGACGACGACACCTGGCTGTGCCACACCACCACCGGCGGGGCCGAGCGCATCCATGCCCATATGGAGGAATGGCTGCAGACCGAATGGTGGGACTGGCAGGTCCATGTGGCCAATGTCACCGAACAATACGCGCAGGTGGCCGTGGTCGGACCGAAGGCCCGCAAACTGCTGGAGAAACTGGGCGGCATGGATGTCTCGAAGGAGGCGCTGCCGTTCATGGCCTGGGCCGATGGCGAGATCGGCGGAGTTCCGGCCCGCGTCTTCCGCATCTCGTTCTCGGGCGAACTGAGCTATGAAATCGCGGTGCCCGCATCGCGGGGCCGTGCCTTCTGGGACACGCTCCATGAGGCCGGGCGCGAGTTCGGGGTCATGCCCTATGGCACCGAATGCCTGCACATCATGCGTGCCGAGAAGGGCTTCATCATGATCGGCGATGAAACCGATGGCACCGTGATCCCGCAGGATCTCGGCCTCGACTGGGCGATCTCGAAGAAGAAGGACGATTACCTGGGCAAGCGGGCCCAGGCCCGCAGCCACATGACCGACCCCGGCCGCTGGAAACTGGTGGGGCTGGAAACCACCGACGGATCGGTTCTGCCCGATGGCGCCTATGCGGTCGATGAGGGCGTCAACGAAACCGGACAGCGCAAGGTCCAGGGGCGGGTTACCTCGACCTATCATTCCCCGACGCTGGACCGGGGCATTGCCATGGGGCTGGTGCGTCACGGGCCCGACCGCATGGGCGAGGTGCTGGAATTTCCCGGCACGGACGGCAAGACCTATCATGCCCGGATCGTGGATCCGGTATTCTATGACAGGGACGGGGAGAAGCAGAATGTCTGA
- a CDS encoding sarcosine oxidase subunit delta codes for MLILTCPCCGVEADETELHGGGEAHLSRHGPGSTDDAFRDYLFSRENPRGVHFERWRHVNGCGKWFHAARCTATLEVFGTYPAQTTEPPQSIRDAITARRSGWRWRDIA; via the coding sequence ATGCTGATCCTGACCTGCCCCTGCTGCGGCGTCGAGGCCGATGAAACCGAACTGCATGGCGGGGGCGAGGCCCACCTGTCCCGCCACGGTCCGGGCTCGACCGATGACGCGTTTCGCGACTACCTGTTCTCGCGCGAAAACCCCCGTGGGGTGCATTTCGAACGCTGGCGGCATGTGAACGGATGCGGCAAATGGTTCCACGCCGCCCGCTGCACCGCCACGCTCGAGGTGTTCGGCACCTATCCGGCGCAGACGACCGAGCCGCCGCAGTCGATCCGCGACGCGATCACCGCAAGACGCTCTGGCTGGCGGTGGAGGGATATCGCCTGA
- a CDS encoding TfoX/Sxy family protein, producing the protein MACSRTQADTMRADLGPLPGLSEKKMFGGLCFLLHGNMIGGVGGQGALYRPGKDREAEALALPGVGPMIMGGRRMGGFVRLDDDRFDDTATRTRLTELALAHVAALPPKE; encoded by the coding sequence ATGGCCTGTTCCCGGACCCAGGCCGACACCATGCGCGCCGATCTCGGCCCGCTGCCGGGGCTGTCGGAAAAGAAGATGTTCGGCGGGCTGTGCTTCCTCCTGCATGGCAACATGATCGGCGGTGTGGGCGGGCAGGGCGCGCTCTACCGCCCCGGCAAGGACCGGGAGGCCGAGGCGCTGGCGCTCCCCGGTGTCGGGCCGATGATCATGGGCGGGCGCAGGATGGGCGGTTTCGTCCGGCTTGACGACGACCGGTTCGATGACACCGCCACCCGCACCCGCCTGACCGAACTGGCGCTGGCCCATGTGGCGGCCCTGCCACCGAAGGAGTGA
- a CDS encoding sarcosine oxidase subunit beta family protein: MKRYSAFAVAREAFRNHSGWTRAWASPEPRDRYDVIIVGAGGHGLATAYYLGRNFGITNVAVLEKGWLGGGNTGRNTTIIRSNYLQDPSAAIYEKARGLYETLSQDLNYNVMFSPRGVIMLAQTEHEVRGYRRTAHANALQGVQTEWISPARVKELVPIINLDGPRYPVLGGLWQERGGTARHDAVAWGYARACSDMGMHIIQKCEVTGVRTEAGRVTGVQTSRGTIGCAKLGLVVAGHSGVLAGMAGFRLPIESVALQALVSEPIKPCMDVVVMANTVHGYMSQSDKGEMVIGGGADGFNNYTQRGSFHHVEETVRALVETFPMISRLKMLRQWGGIVDMTGDRSPILSKTPLDGCFINCGWGTGGFKSIPGSGWGMAELMATGRSPLTDPFSLDRFRDGRFIDESVAAGVAH; the protein is encoded by the coding sequence ATGAAACGCTATTCCGCCTTCGCCGTCGCGCGCGAAGCCTTCCGCAACCACAGCGGCTGGACCCGTGCCTGGGCCAGCCCCGAGCCGCGCGACCGCTATGACGTGATCATCGTCGGCGCGGGCGGTCACGGGCTGGCGACCGCCTATTACCTGGGCCGCAATTTCGGCATCACCAATGTCGCGGTGCTGGAAAAGGGCTGGCTGGGCGGCGGCAATACCGGGCGCAACACGACCATCATCCGCTCCAACTACCTGCAGGATCCGTCGGCGGCGATCTACGAAAAGGCGCGCGGTCTCTACGAAACGCTCAGCCAGGACCTGAACTACAACGTGATGTTCAGCCCGCGCGGCGTGATCATGCTGGCCCAGACCGAACACGAGGTGCGCGGCTACAGGCGCACCGCCCATGCCAACGCCCTGCAGGGGGTTCAGACCGAATGGATCAGCCCGGCGCGGGTCAAGGAACTGGTGCCGATCATCAATCTCGACGGGCCGCGCTACCCGGTGCTGGGCGGGCTGTGGCAGGAACGTGGCGGCACCGCGCGCCATGACGCCGTGGCCTGGGGCTATGCGCGGGCCTGTTCGGACATGGGCATGCACATCATCCAGAAATGCGAGGTGACCGGCGTGCGCACCGAGGCCGGGCGCGTGACCGGCGTCCAGACCAGCCGGGGCACGATCGGCTGCGCCAAGCTCGGCCTCGTGGTCGCGGGGCATTCCGGGGTGCTGGCGGGCATGGCCGGGTTCCGCCTGCCGATCGAAAGCGTGGCGCTGCAGGCGCTGGTCTCCGAACCGATCAAGCCCTGCATGGACGTGGTGGTGATGGCCAACACCGTGCATGGCTACATGAGCCAGTCGGACAAGGGCGAAATGGTGATCGGCGGCGGCGCGGACGGGTTCAACAACTACACCCAGCGCGGCAGCTTCCACCATGTCGAGGAAACCGTGCGCGCGCTGGTCGAGACCTTCCCGATGATCAGCCGCCTGAAGATGCTGCGCCAATGGGGCGGGATCGTGGACATGACCGGCGACCGTTCTCCGATCCTGTCGAAAACGCCGCTCGACGGCTGTTTCATCAACTGCGGCTGGGGCACCGGCGGGTTCAAGTCGATCCCCGGCTCGGGCTGGGGCATGGCCGAACTGATGGCCACCGGGCGGTCGCCCCTGACCGACCCGTTTTCGCTGGACCGGTTCCGCGACGGCCGTTTCATCGACGAAAGCGTGGCCGCGGGGGTGGCGCATTGA
- the ccmI gene encoding c-type cytochrome biogenesis protein CcmI, which produces MTFWIISSALALVVSALLALALLRRHTTEEPAAAYDMRVYRDQLREVERDLARGVIGAADADRVRTEVSRRILAADAKLRATGSGAGASRGLTLAAAAALGLVVIGGSLAIYRVLGAPGYGDLALSRRIELAAEMRAARPSQAEAENSLPPMPDMAQKPAADYLALLEKLRDTVADRPDDLQGQQLLARNEAVVGNFAASYAAQRKVIELKGAAASAGDHAELADKLILAAGGYVSPEAEAALSRALKRDPSNGIARYYWGLMEAQTGRPDLAFRRWAILLNDSPPDAPWVPPIRAQIADMALRAGVDYALPAPTGGRGPSAADIDAASRMSATDRADMIGSMVDGLSDRLATEGGPPEEWARLIGALGVLGEADRARAIHDEASRVFAGRPDALDLIAAAARQAGLEP; this is translated from the coding sequence ATGACGTTCTGGATCATCTCATCCGCGCTCGCGCTTGTCGTTTCGGCCCTGCTGGCGCTGGCGCTGCTGCGCCGACATACGACCGAAGAACCCGCTGCGGCCTATGACATGCGGGTCTATCGCGACCAGCTGCGCGAGGTCGAGCGCGACCTGGCCCGCGGGGTGATCGGCGCGGCGGATGCGGATCGCGTGCGCACCGAGGTATCGCGGCGCATCCTGGCCGCGGACGCCAAGCTGCGGGCCACCGGGTCGGGCGCCGGGGCATCGCGGGGGCTGACGCTGGCCGCGGCGGCCGCGCTGGGGCTCGTCGTCATCGGCGGCAGCCTGGCGATCTATCGCGTTCTCGGGGCGCCGGGCTATGGCGACCTGGCGCTGTCGCGCCGGATCGAGCTGGCCGCCGAGATGCGCGCGGCGCGGCCATCGCAGGCCGAGGCGGAGAACAGCCTGCCGCCGATGCCCGACATGGCGCAGAAACCGGCGGCGGATTATCTCGCGCTGCTCGAAAAGCTGCGCGACACCGTCGCGGACCGGCCCGACGATCTGCAGGGGCAGCAGTTGCTGGCTCGCAACGAGGCGGTCGTCGGCAATTTCGCCGCCTCCTACGCCGCGCAGCGCAAGGTCATCGAACTCAAAGGGGCAGCGGCCTCTGCCGGCGATCATGCGGAACTGGCCGACAAGCTGATCCTTGCCGCCGGCGGCTATGTCTCGCCCGAGGCCGAGGCGGCGTTGAGCCGAGCGCTGAAACGTGATCCGTCCAATGGCATCGCGCGGTATTACTGGGGGTTGATGGAGGCCCAGACCGGGCGTCCCGACCTGGCCTTTCGCCGCTGGGCGATCCTGCTGAACGACAGCCCGCCCGATGCGCCCTGGGTGCCGCCGATCCGGGCGCAGATCGCGGACATGGCGCTGCGCGCCGGCGTCGATTACGCGCTGCCCGCACCCACCGGCGGACGCGGCCCGAGTGCGGCCGATATCGACGCCGCGTCACGGATGAGCGCAACCGACCGCGCGGACATGATCGGGTCGATGGTCGACGGGCTGTCCGACCGGCTGGCGACCGAGGGCGGCCCGCCGGAGGAATGGGCCCGCCTGATCGGTGCGCTGGGCGTGCTGGGCGAAGCCGACCGGGCCCGCGCGATCCACGACGAGGCCAGCCGCGTGTTCGCGGGCAGGCCAGACGCGCTGGACCTGATCGCCGCCGCCGCGCGACAGGCCGGGCTGGAGCCATGA
- the ruvX gene encoding Holliday junction resolvase RuvX — MIHEEIEDFAAACAPGTALIGLDYGERTIGVAVSDGFRAVASPLETIRRRKFGADAARLLEIATDRGIGGLVIGLPRNMDGSEGPRCQSTRAFARNLTRLTDLPIGFWDERLSTVAAERALLEADTSRKRRAEVIDHVAAGYILQGALDRMRHLGGRE, encoded by the coding sequence ATGATCCACGAGGAAATCGAGGATTTTGCCGCCGCCTGCGCCCCCGGCACCGCGCTGATCGGGCTGGATTACGGCGAACGCACCATCGGCGTGGCGGTGTCGGACGGGTTCCGCGCCGTGGCCAGCCCGCTGGAAACCATCCGGCGGCGGAAATTCGGCGCGGATGCCGCGCGGCTGCTGGAGATCGCGACGGATCGCGGGATCGGCGGGCTGGTGATCGGGCTGCCGCGCAACATGGACGGCTCGGAGGGGCCGCGCTGCCAGTCGACCCGCGCCTTTGCCCGCAACCTGACCCGCCTCACCGACCTGCCGATCGGGTTCTGGGACGAACGGTTGTCCACGGTGGCCGCCGAACGGGCGCTGCTGGAGGCGGATACGTCACGAAAACGTCGCGCCGAGGTGATCGACCATGTTGCCGCGGGCTATATCCTGCAGGGGGCGCTGGACCGGATGCGCCACCTGGGAGGACGGGAATGA
- a CDS encoding DUF1289 domain-containing protein — protein sequence MNERSKVWTRDELESPCIQVCVIHPAERICTGCYRSIEEITRWSQMTPDERRAIMAELPARAPRLARRRGGRMARLGKAGT from the coding sequence ATGAACGAACGCAGCAAGGTCTGGACGCGCGACGAGCTGGAAAGTCCCTGCATCCAGGTCTGCGTGATCCATCCTGCCGAACGCATCTGCACCGGCTGTTATCGCAGCATCGAGGAAATCACCCGCTGGTCGCAGATGACCCCGGATGAACGCCGCGCGATCATGGCCGAACTGCCGGCACGCGCGCCCCGGCTGGCGCGGCGGCGCGGCGGGCGCATGGCGCGGCTGGGCAAGGCCGGGACCTGA
- a CDS encoding DUF6505 family protein: MKLARAIHFDDSDTRIFHSPARTGEWCISGGFEFSDWTGADLTGKARQAFANGWLGLDTFGRVTFVAVTTIEQAELDALTIALAGHFTTLYGAPSIDAALPVARDELAHMTDLCADHAPNTLLTVARDLTGAGVRESFRVIEAPEADIAQLAIHATPDE; encoded by the coding sequence ATGAAACTGGCCCGCGCGATCCATTTCGACGACAGCGACACCCGGATCTTCCATTCGCCCGCCCGGACCGGCGAATGGTGCATCTCCGGCGGGTTCGAGTTCTCCGACTGGACCGGCGCCGATCTCACCGGCAAGGCGCGCCAGGCCTTTGCCAATGGCTGGCTGGGGCTGGACACGTTCGGCCGGGTCACCTTTGTCGCCGTGACCACGATCGAACAGGCCGAACTCGACGCGCTGACCATCGCCCTGGCGGGGCATTTCACCACCCTCTACGGCGCGCCCTCCATCGACGCGGCCTTGCCGGTGGCGCGGGACGAGCTTGCCCATATGACCGATCTCTGTGCCGATCATGCACCCAATACGCTGCTGACCGTGGCGCGCGATCTGACCGGGGCGGGGGTGCGCGAAAGCTTTCGCGTGATCGAGGCGCCCGAGGCGGATATCGCCCAACTCGCCATCCACGCCACCCCCGACGAATAG
- a CDS encoding biotin/lipoate--protein ligase family protein, with the protein MCGEAVTGATDPFDHARARAALGCDGGTVVHNIQADRLRAALVLAPEVPLADAMAMLPVCGIGFQNALGALAPPEVAVHLGWNGAIRVNGALCGGFRIAASTGDPQARPDWLVIGLDLSLIRTTEAPGDTPDVTALYDEGCADVGAVQLLEAWARHTLIWINRWGEDGNAPLHREWMGLLHGVGEPVTRADCSGRFLGTDDRFGMLVRNAETTRLVPLTHLLEPMQ; encoded by the coding sequence ATGTGCGGCGAAGCGGTGACCGGCGCCACCGATCCCTTCGATCATGCCCGCGCGCGCGCGGCGCTGGGCTGCGATGGCGGGACAGTGGTGCACAACATTCAGGCCGACCGGCTTCGCGCAGCGCTGGTGCTGGCCCCCGAGGTGCCGCTCGCCGACGCGATGGCGATGCTGCCGGTCTGCGGGATCGGCTTTCAGAACGCCCTCGGCGCGCTGGCCCCGCCCGAGGTGGCGGTGCATCTGGGCTGGAACGGCGCGATCCGCGTCAACGGCGCGCTCTGCGGCGGCTTCCGGATCGCGGCCTCGACCGGCGATCCGCAGGCGCGGCCCGACTGGCTGGTGATCGGTCTCGACCTGTCCCTGATCCGCACCACCGAGGCGCCGGGCGACACACCCGACGTGACGGCGCTCTACGACGAAGGCTGCGCCGATGTGGGCGCGGTGCAGCTGCTCGAGGCCTGGGCGCGGCACACGCTGATCTGGATCAACCGCTGGGGCGAGGACGGCAACGCACCGCTGCACAGGGAATGGATGGGTCTGCTGCATGGGGTCGGCGAACCCGTGACGCGGGCGGACTGTTCCGGCCGGTTCCTGGGCACCGACGACAGGTTCGGCATGCTGGTCCGCAACGCGGAAACCACCCGCCTGGTGCCGCTGACCCATCTGCTGGAGCCGATGCAATGA
- the apbC gene encoding iron-sulfur cluster carrier protein ApbC: MSTREAVLDELKRITDPVSGQDIVAAGLVRALNVDDGTVRFVIEIDPARAEAMEPVRAEAEARVQALPGVSRVSAMLTAHSAKSPPDLKPRPKAAPQGPQAVPGVARIIAVASGKGGVGKSTIAANLACALAAEGRRVGLLDADVYGPSQPRMLGVSGRPASPDGKTILPLRNHGVTMMSLGLMTNDDQAVVWRGPMLMGALQQMMMQVQWGALDVLIVDLPPGTGDVQLTLTQKFVVDGAIIVSTPQDVALLDARKGIDMFRQMKTPILGMIENMSTHICSNCGHEEHLFGHGGVAAEADKLGVPLLAEIPLHLDIRTTSDGGAPIVVAKPDSPQAQAFREVARGLIADGTV; encoded by the coding sequence ATGAGTACCCGCGAGGCGGTTCTCGATGAACTGAAGCGGATCACGGACCCGGTCTCGGGGCAGGATATCGTTGCCGCCGGGCTGGTGCGGGCGCTGAACGTCGACGATGGCACCGTGCGCTTCGTGATCGAGATCGACCCGGCCCGCGCCGAGGCGATGGAACCGGTGCGCGCCGAGGCCGAGGCCCGCGTGCAGGCGCTCCCCGGCGTGTCCCGGGTATCCGCGATGCTGACCGCCCACAGCGCAAAGTCTCCGCCGGATCTGAAGCCGCGGCCCAAGGCCGCGCCGCAGGGGCCGCAGGCGGTGCCCGGTGTCGCGCGGATCATCGCGGTGGCCTCGGGCAAGGGCGGGGTGGGCAAATCCACCATTGCCGCCAACCTGGCCTGTGCGCTGGCGGCCGAGGGCCGCCGGGTCGGGCTGCTGGATGCCGATGTCTACGGCCCGTCGCAACCGCGGATGCTGGGCGTCTCGGGCCGGCCGGCCAGCCCCGATGGCAAGACCATCCTGCCGCTGCGTAACCACGGCGTCACCATGATGTCGCTGGGGCTGATGACCAATGACGACCAGGCGGTGGTCTGGCGCGGGCCGATGCTGATGGGCGCGCTGCAGCAGATGATGATGCAGGTGCAATGGGGCGCGCTCGACGTGCTGATCGTGGACCTGCCGCCGGGCACCGGCGACGTGCAGCTGACCCTGACGCAGAAATTCGTCGTCGATGGCGCGATCATCGTCTCCACGCCGCAGGATGTCGCTCTGCTGGACGCGCGCAAGGGGATCGACATGTTCCGGCAGATGAAGACGCCGATCCTGGGCATGATCGAAAACATGTCGACCCATATCTGTTCGAATTGCGGGCACGAGGAACACCTGTTCGGCCATGGCGGCGTGGCCGCCGAGGCCGATAAACTGGGCGTGCCGCTGCTGGCGGAGATACCGCTGCACCTGGACATCCGCACGACCTCGGACGGGGGCGCGCCGATCGTGGTGGCCAAACCCGACAGCCCGCAGGCGCAGGCGTTTCGCGAGGTCGCGCGCGGCCTGATCGCAGACGGGACGGTCTGA
- a CDS encoding DUF6494 family protein gives MSDEFNMSMRKFLKQVGVTSQQAIEDGLRNAGDGAGDSFEAKVVLTVDGLNVEHVVTGTIKRGGA, from the coding sequence ATGAGCGATGAGTTCAACATGTCGATGCGGAAGTTTCTCAAGCAGGTCGGTGTAACCAGCCAGCAGGCGATCGAGGACGGGTTGCGCAACGCCGGGGACGGCGCGGGCGACAGCTTCGAGGCCAAGGTGGTGCTGACCGTCGATGGCCTGAATGTCGAGCACGTCGTCACCGGCACGATCAAACGCGGCGGCGCATGA
- a CDS encoding c-type cytochrome — MRMIHMCLSLLLTASPLLAQSGAAIGLAAPAEIVESGLLGHLLPRFSLKTGIRVQPDPDGTLVLASEPPGVAVFADDRATYYLRGGDSGSNSDGAARFRDWLTSEIGRRTVAAFSPEGAPRFTPVTAAPAEPGVPVFDGNAARGEELSFAHCGRCHVIGPKNRMNGLGSTPSFAVLRTLPDWDMRFEGFFARNPHGAFTQIEGVTPPFDPARPPPIVPLRLKPGELEAILAYVSAIAPADLGAPLRHQ; from the coding sequence ATGCGCATGATCCATATGTGCCTGAGCCTGCTGCTGACCGCCAGCCCCCTCTTGGCGCAATCCGGCGCGGCAATCGGCCTCGCCGCCCCCGCCGAGATCGTGGAAAGCGGATTGCTGGGCCACCTGCTGCCCCGGTTTTCGCTGAAAACCGGCATCCGCGTGCAGCCCGACCCTGACGGCACGCTGGTTCTGGCCAGCGAACCGCCCGGCGTGGCGGTGTTCGCGGACGACCGGGCCACATATTACCTGCGCGGCGGCGACAGCGGCAGCAACAGCGACGGCGCGGCACGGTTCCGCGACTGGCTCACCTCGGAGATCGGCCGGCGCACCGTCGCGGCGTTCAGCCCCGAAGGCGCGCCGCGTTTCACCCCGGTCACGGCGGCGCCCGCGGAACCGGGTGTGCCGGTCTTCGACGGCAACGCGGCGCGCGGCGAGGAACTGTCGTTTGCCCATTGCGGCCGCTGCCATGTGATCGGGCCGAAAAACCGCATGAACGGGCTGGGCAGCACGCCCTCTTTCGCGGTGCTGCGCACGCTGCCCGACTGGGACATGCGGTTCGAGGGGTTCTTTGCCCGCAACCCGCACGGGGCCTTTACCCAGATCGAAGGCGTCACCCCGCCCTTCGATCCGGCGCGCCCGCCGCCGATCGTACCGCTGCGCCTGAAACCCGGTGAACTGGAGGCGATCCTCGCCTATGTCTCGGCCATCGCTCCCGCCGACCTGGGCGCACCGTTGCGCCATCAGTGA